From the Clostridia bacterium genome, the window AGGCGAAGGGCTGCCCGAAGGTCGCCGTCCACGACCTCGCGCGCGGCGATATGGCGGAAGCGGTCGAAGACGCCTTCCGCTACGGCCGCATCGTCCTCGCGACGACTACCTACAACGCCGATATATTCCCGTTTATGAAGGAGTTTATCCACCACCTGACCGAGCGCAACTTCCGCAACAGAACGGTCGCGCTTATCGAAAACGGCAGCTGGGCGCCGCTCGCCGCGAAGACGATGCGCGCGATGCTCGAGGGCTGCAAGGATATCTCCTTCACCGAAACGACCGTGCACATCACCTCCGCGCTGAACGAAACGAGCAAGGAACAGATTGAATCGCTCGCGCAGGAGCTCTGCCGCGACTACCTCGCGCAGCGCGACGAGACCGCGAACAAGAACGATCTTACCGCGCTCTTCAAGATCGGCTACGGGCTCTACGTCGTGACCTCAAACGACGGCAAAAAGGATAACGGCCTCATCGTCAACACCGTCACGCAGGTCACCAACACCCCCAACCGCGTCGCCGTGACGATCAACAAAGAGAACTATTCCCACCACATAATCAAGCAGACCGGTATTATGAACGTCAACTGCCTCTCGGTCGAGGCGCCGTTCAAGGTCTTCGAGGACTTCGGCTTCCGCAGCGGCAGAAACGTCGACAAGTTCGCGGACTGCGAGCCGCTCCGCTCGGATAACGGGCTCGCCTTCCTGCCGAAGTACATCAACTCCTTTATGTCGCTCAAAGTCGAGCAGTACGTCGACCTCGGCACTCACGGGATGTTCATCTGCTCGATAACCGAGGCGCGCGTCATCTCCGACAAGGAGACCATGACCTACACCTACTATCAGGACAAGGTCAAGCCGAAGCCGCAGACGGAGGGCAAAAAGGGCTTCGTCTGCAAGATCTGCGGCTACGTCTACGAAGGCGACGAGCTGCCGGAGGATTTCATCTGCCCGCTGTGCAAGCATGGCGCCGCCGATTTTGAGCCGATAGTGTAAAGCGTGTATTTTCGGCCCTTTGCGGCTTGTCGTCGTCGGCGGGCAGACAGCCCTGCCTTCCTCCTTCCGCGCCGCAAATCATCCGAAAATCCCTCGCTTTTAGTGAGCGCATCCCGTAGGGGCGGTCCTGACCGCCCACGCATTCACGCTGAAACAATATGTAAAAAAACCGCCTCACGATTGTGAGGCG encodes:
- a CDS encoding flavin reductase gives rise to the protein MKKITDDIIYVGVNDRKIDLFEGQYAVPEGMAYNSYVIIDEKTAVMDTVDKNFTHEWLDNLAEALAGRKPDYLVVQHMEPDHSANVANFMKNYPDAVIVSSAKAFNMMNNFFGADFADRRVVVGEGDTLSLGKHTLSFITAPMVHWPEVIMTYDSADKVLFSADGFGKFGALDADEDWACEARRYYFGIVGKYGAQVQAVLKKAAALDIRVICPLHGPMLTENLGYYLGLYDVWSSYGVESDGIVVAYTSVYGHTKQAVELLVEKLKAKGCPKVAVHDLARGDMAEAVEDAFRYGRIVLATTTYNADIFPFMKEFIHHLTERNFRNRTVALIENGSWAPLAAKTMRAMLEGCKDISFTETTVHITSALNETSKEQIESLAQELCRDYLAQRDETANKNDLTALFKIGYGLYVVTSNDGKKDNGLIVNTVTQVTNTPNRVAVTINKENYSHHIIKQTGIMNVNCLSVEAPFKVFEDFGFRSGRNVDKFADCEPLRSDNGLAFLPKYINSFMSLKVEQYVDLGTHGMFICSITEARVISDKETMTYTYYQDKVKPKPQTEGKKGFVCKICGYVYEGDELPEDFICPLCKHGAADFEPIV